The DNA segment AAGCATTATGGCAACTCAGGTTAAATCACAGGAAATCAGCAACCCGAAGGGACTTTACGATCCTCGTCCGCATGGATACTCACATGTAGCCACTGTTCCCGCCAACAGCACATTGGTCTTTGTTGCCGGGCAGGCAGGAACTGACGAAAAAGGAAATCTCTCTTCGGATTTCAGGACTCAGGTAAAGTATACCCTCAAAAACATCGACATCGCACTTAAAAGTAAGGGATTGGCATACCAGCATATTGTTAAGCTAACTACACTTGTCGTCAATTATGATTCAGAAAAGCACAAAGTGCTCATCGAGGAAAGTAAAAAAGTATGGCCTGACGGGAAATATCCGGTAAACACCCTCATTCCGGTTTCCAGACTCGCCTTGGATGGGATGCAGATTGAGATTGACGCAACAGCCGTCCTGATCAACGATTAACCACCCTTCATTCCGGTTTGTTCCGGAAGTATCTATGTCCTGAAATGTATTTTATACCGATTATTTCAGGACATAATCATATTATTCCAGGTTTTATTCCCCTAAATCGAGTAAATTTATTCCAGGTTATACAAAATGGAATGAAGATCAAATTACTACCTCTGGTTTATTTACTATTTGCCCTCAGTTTCTGTCATACTGCCTCTGCACAAAATAAGATCGTCGTCTTTCAATCCGATTTTGGATTAAAAGACGGTGCCGTTTCGGCAATGAAGGGCGTGGCAATGGGTGTTTCTACAGATTTAAAATTATACGACCTCAGTCATGAGATCCCCGCATACAATATATGGGAAGCCAGTTACCGTTTGCTGCAAACCGTCCCTTATTACCCGAAAGGTACGGTTTTCGTTTCTGTAGTTGATCCAGGGGTGGGAACCGAACGAAAATCGGTAGTCCTGCAAACAAAAAGCGGACATTATATTGTCAGCCCGGATAATGGAACACTTACGCTGGTGGCTGAATCTTTGGGGATTGAAGCGGTAAGAGAAATCGATGAGGCGGTCAACAGACGTAAAGATTCCGGAAAATCCTATACCTTTCATGGCAGAGATGTATATGCCTACACCGCAGCGCGCCTGGCGGCCGGAACCATCAGTTTTAAACAGGTCGGAAAACAGTTGTCAAATCAGGTGGTTCTTATTTCTTATCAAAAAGCCTTATTGGAAAATGGCAGGATCAAAGGAAATATCCCTGTTTTAGATGTTCAATATGGAAACATATGGACAAATATCGGATCAGAATTGCTCGGTCTGCTGGACATTAAATATGGAGATTTGATTCATATTGCAGTTTATCACCTGGATAAAAAAGTTTATGAAGGAACGATGCCTTATAGTGCTACATTTGGCGCGGTAAATCAGGGAAAGCCTTTGGCTTATCTGAACAGCCTTCTGGAATTGTCGTTTGCAATTAATCAGGGCAATTTTGCTGCTGAGCATCGGATAGCAAGCGGTAATGAATGGACAGTAGAAGTAACCCCGGTCAACAAAAGATAAAGCAGCTGATATGAAATGGATCCTTATCCTTGAAATTGTTTATGTACTCTTCATTATCGCAGTTTGCCTGCGCATCATCTACGATACCCGATCTGTGAGCAAGACCCTGGCCTACCTGATGCTGGCTGTATTTCTGCCGGTAGTGGGCGTGATCATTTACTTTTCTTTTGGGATCAATTACCGGGTAAGGAAGATTTATAACAAAAAGATCATTTCTGACGACATCATTTCTCAAAGGGTCAATGCAAGGATTATCTTGAATTCAGAGAAAACAATTGACCAGATGAATCCGGAGCTTAAAAAGTACAGAAAGCTCGCCCAACTGCTATTGAATAGTAATATGAGTGGCCTGTCAGGAAGAAATGAAGTCCAGCTGCTGTTAAATGGCGAGCAAAAATTCCCGGAAGTATTACAGGCATTGCGGAACGCCAAACACCACATTCACATGGAGTATTACATTTTCGAGGATGAGAAGATCGGAAATGAGATCAAAGATATTCTCATTGAGAAAGCAAAACAAGGGGTACAGGTGCGTTTTATTTATGATGATTTTGGAAGTCGTTCGATCAGGAAAAAGTTGGTTCCGGAGCTCAAGGCAGCAGGTGTACAGGCCTTTCCTTTTTACCAGATCATTTTTATTGCACTGGCCAACCGCCTCAATTACCGAAACCACAGGAAAATCATCATTGTGGATGGGAACATTGGGTTTACGGGTGGCATTAACATCAGTGATCGCTATATCAACGATGCAAATGATCCTAAATCTTTGTTTTGGAGGGATACCCATGTAAAAATTATGGGCCCCGGTGTACATTACCTGCAGCATTTGTTTATTTCCGACTGGAATTTCTGTTCTGAAGAGACTTTAGAGATCCAGGAAGCATTTTTTAATACGCATGAAAAGCTCAAGGGAGAGGTAGAAGTACAAATTGCAGCGAGTGGACCGGACTCCGACCACCCCACCATTCTGCTAAACCTGATTCAGGCTATAGGAATGGCAGATCAGGAAATTCTAATTACCAGCCCATATTTCATTCCCGGAATCAGTCTCCTGGATGCCTTATTTGTAGCAGCTTTAAGCGGGATCAAAGTAAAACTTCTCGTTCCTTTTGAGTCTGATTCCATCTGGGTAGCTGCGGCCGCGCGCTCCTATTATCAGGAATTGCTGGATGTCGGTGTAGAGATTTTCCAATACCAGAAAGGTTTTATTCATGCAAAAACAATGGTCATTGATGAACAGCTATCCTTTATAGGAACTGCAAATATGGACGAACGCAGTTTTGAACTTAATTTTGAAGTGAATACTGTGATTTATGATAGCGGGATTGCCAAACAGCTAAAAAATGCTTTTGAAGAAGACCTGACTTTCTCGGTTCCGATTGATCCAAAAAGCTGGGCAGCAAGATCTGCAAGAGTGCAGTTCCCCGAAAAAATTGCCCGTTTGCTTTCTCCGTTATTATGATTTAGCTTACATAAAGCAATCGATGTAATCCAGAATCATGTGGATCACCAGTCCTATTCCAACTAACCTGGTCTTAGGGAAGAATAACAAAATCACGTACACTCCTATTGCATAATAAGAATGCAAAGGATGAAAACCAATGCTGCATCGGTTAGGGTCATAGATCGGTACGGCCAATAAATGGTCCAGGTCTACCGCCATCGTAGCCATCATAATCAACCATGCTTTCAGCAGGGTTTTCCTATAAAAAATAACAGCAACAATCGCGGGTACCAAAAAATGTAAAAAGATATGAAACATGGCTTCAAAGATACTGCTATGTATGGATCAAATAAAACATTAAAAACAATACTTATTTTTAATTAAATGTTGTTAAAGTAATATTAATTACAAATATTAGACATGTAAAAGATTTTATGATGCCGAATCCTACTGTTCAAGCCAGTCAATAGGATAAGATTATCAAACAGAATAGATCATAAGGTGTTTCTGACTTCCGAAAAACCGGAACAGAAAATACTGGCGGTACCTGGAGATTTCAATTTTGAAGCTCCGGAGGTCGTTTTAAGGAAAATAATTGCAGGAATAAAAGCAAAGGCCAAGGGAGGCCTGACTAATTTAATCATGTTATGGAGCTAGCAAACACATTTTTCAAAGAAGAGAAAGATCCTTATTACATCAAAGGCTTCAAAAAAGGGGCAGAAAAGGAAAGAATCAAGGCTTCGTCTGAATTTGCAGAAAGGTTAATTCTGGGTACAGACTATACCAATGAGGTCATCGCGGTATTGGCGGGGGTAACCATTGCTTTTGTTAAAAAAAAGCGCCAGGCTGTGATCAAAAAAAATCGTCTGAAGAAATGAACAAAAATTACCTGATGCCATAAAACGAAATTGTTTTCATGATATAGCATCAGGTAATTTGTAAAGCCGACCTTACCTTTTTCCGAAAAGTGTATAACCAAGGGTAACTGAAAAGCCCCGGTTATAAATCTTCCATTGACCTTCATTTCTCTCGGTATGCTCTATTAAAGGAGCAAGGCCCTGAGTATATTTGGCCTGTATGTTAATGCCATTTTTAAACTCGTACCCCAGTCCGGTTAGCAGTCCTGCATCCAGTTTCTGTGTGTAATCGCCGGTCTGTTTTGCATCACCAAAAATGCTTTTATCCGTATAAATCTCTCCTGATTCGTTTTTTCGCTGAATGGAGGACGATAATAATACGCCGGCATAGGGACCTAAAAAAAACTGCAATCCTTCCATCTGAAAAGTCAGGTTAAAAGGGGCAATATCAAGGTATACATTTCGATATTTGCTATCGAAATCCGGGTAGGCTTCTTCCTCCATCTTTAACACTCCCCCCTTTTGCAGGAGGGAAAGCTCATGTTTAAAGCCCCAATGCTGGCTTATTTTTGTACTCAGTTCTATCCCCAGGTAATATCCGCCACTTAAAGAAGTAGGCTTCCCTCCGGTTGAAAACTCGTTTACTCCTGCCCCGGCAATCGTAAAGCGGGAATATCCAGCTTTCAGGCCGAAGCTTAGTTTTCCTGGTTCTATTGATTTCTTATTTTCTATCAGGTCTTCCACAGCTGCTGCCTGCGCTGGTCTTACAACTGTCTGAGCCATTCCTACATTGGCCAGGAATACCCCCAACCACACCATACTTATCTTTTTCATTTCTTATTTTTTACCGTTAACCCTATTTAAAACTCGATATCCCAGATCCCTGCAACCTTTTCCAGTTCCAACAAAGCATTTCCATAGGCATTCCATATCTCCAGATAACTCTGCTGAACCTCATTAAATGTTCGCTGGGCATTGAGCACTTCCAGAAGAGAAGTTTCCCCCCGCTTATAGTTGTATACCTTGCCATCCAGTACTTTCTGCGCATCCTGTAGCATCCCTCCTGAAAACTGTGCGACCTGCTTTCGGCTGGCCTGGTAATTGTAATAGGCCTGTGTCACCTCAGTTTGAATCTGCAGTTCCGTTTGCCGGTATAAGGCTTCGCTCTGCAAAACGCCAAACCTGGCAGCCCTCAATGCTCCGGGATTCTGGTTGGAAAACTTCAAAGGAATGCTGAACCCTATCGTGACATTCGTTGAGGAAGGCGTAGGTGCCACGGCATTGGCCACCACTGAATTTGAAGCGACACCAAGAGACAAGCCCAAATCAAGCGTTCTGCTGGCTTTAGCCAGATTAAGCATCCATTTAGACACCTCAGTACCTTTTAATGCAACCAACAGGTCCGTACGTCGATTCTGAGCATTCAGGATCAGCTCTTGCAAGTTGAAAATCCTTTCGAGCTTTTTCAGATCAACATCGGGCTCGTAAAAGGTGTCCTGTTGTTTTGACCCGCTCCACATGTTCAGGTTCGCCAGAGCTGCTTTCCAATCTGCCTCCTGTTGAAAAACTTCGTTCAGCTGTGATGCGGCCTCCAATCTGGATTGTCTGGCGTCAACTCCTGATATGGCACCCAGCTTTAAGCGAATGCTATCCGAACTGCTCAGCTTTTTCATCATGCCATAAGAACTCATTTTTAGCCGCAGCAATGCCTTTTCCTTTACTGCATTCAGGTAAGCCACAGCCGCATCAGTCCTCAGGTTTCGGAAATAGTCGTCGAGTAAAAGCTGAGCCAGTTCCGCTTCCCTCTTGGCAAGGTTAATTCTGGCCTTTCGTTTACCGCCCATTTCCAGCGTATAGCTCAGCCCCGAACTGATTTCGTATCCCATTTTCATACGGCGTTGTCCATGATCTCCTGCTCCAAAGCTCAACTCAGGATCAGGAAAAACTCTTGCACTCAATGCATCTGCCTCCGCAATACTCACTTTAAACTTCTCAGCAGCATACCCCAGATTATTTTGCCCTACCATTTTCAAATAAGCCGGAAAAGAGAGTTTTAATTGATAAAAACCAGTGTCCACCTGAGCATGAACAGTGCTGCCAAAAATTGTTAACAGCAGCATTAAAAACCCATTTTTATATTCATTAAGTAAGTTCATCGGTGTTGGAATTAGTAGTTAATAATTGGATTTTAACAGATGAAGCATCCGCTTCAGCCTTACGCTCCAACAGGTAATAAAGCGCTGGAAGGGCATACAAAGTGATGGCCGTAGAGAAAAGTAAACCATAAACGATGACGGTTGCCAGGGGCCGTTGCACATCTGAACCGATCCCTGTAGCCAATGAAGCAGGCAACAAGCCCAGAACCGCGACGGTGGCTGTCATCAATACCGGCCGGAAACGATGTTTTGCACCTTCAATTACCGCGTTTTTCAACGCCATCCCCCGCTTTCGAAGGCTATTGATATGCGAAATCATGATAACCCCGTTCTGTATGGCCACACCAAAAAGCGCAATGAAGCCAACAGCAGAAGAAACATTGAGCGTCATCCCCCTCAGGTTTAAAGCCAGCATTCCTCCAAACAAGGCGAGGGGAACGATGGTCAGAATTAGTGCGGCCTGATTAAACTTCCCGAAGGCGACATAGAGCAGTAAAAACATGATCGCCAGGGCGAGGGGAACGATCATCAGCAACCTGGAATAGGCACGATTCTGATTTTCAAACTGCCCGCCCCACTGGATGCTGTATTTCTGATGATCATACGCAATGTTCTTTTCAATTTTCACCTTAGATTCTTTAAGTAAGGAAGATAGATCCGTCCCCCTCATGTTAAGCTTTACCGTAAGATGCCTACGGTTCGTCTCTCTGGTGATCGTACTTTCTCCGGTACTCAGCCTGATGTCTGCGACCTGTGACAAAGGAATTTTAGCACCTTCATTGTTTGTTAGCATCAGATTCCCGATTTTTTCAGGGCTATCCCGGCTGTCTTCTTTATAGCGGCAGGTCAGTTCATAAACCTTATTGCCCATGAATACCTGCGAAATTGCTTTTCCACCTATTGCCACCTCGATCAGGTTTCCGACATCGGCTACATTTAATCCATACTGAGCGATCTTCTCCCTATCTGCCCGAATCTGCAATTGAGGCAATGGCGGTTCCTGATCGATCGCAATGTCTACCGCTCCTTTGACGGTTTTCAGCGTTCGCCGGATGTCCTCTGCAATTCTCCTGCTTTCCTTAAAGTCATCGCCATAAACCTTTACGACCAGTTCACTATGTGCCCCCGAAATCTTATCCATCACCCCATCAATCATCGGCTGTGCAAAACCCACAGTATAGCCGGGCATGCTTTCATATTCTTTAGACAATTCAGCGATCAGGTCTGTCTTAGTTTTTCCCATGGGCCACTCGCTATAAGGCAAAATCCCAACGGAACATTCAAAGTGAGCAGCGGTAAATGGGTCAGTTCCATCGTCGTTTCTTCCGGCCTGAATCATCATGTAGGTCACCTCTTTATGTTTCATCGTCCGATGACGAAGCGTATCACTCATCTCCCTGGATTTCTCCACTGTGATCCCCGGAGGAAGCTGAACCTGCAACCATATAGAACCCTCGTCAAGAGTCGGTAAGAAATCCTTTCCTACAGTAACACTTAAAACAACACCAGATACGAGCACCAATGCCAAAGGGAGAAAAACCTTGCCCGGCCGCGCCATGATTTTGCTGGTTCTGCGGTGATAAGCGAGGCTCAATTTCTCCAGCCATTTGTTATGATATAACTTTTTAGGCTTACGGTAAGTCAGGTATGCGAGGCCGGGAATTAACAACAATGCAACGGCCAGTGCGCCAAACAAAGCATAGCCAACCGTAAATGCCATCGGTGTAAACAGCTTCTTTTCTACCCGCTCAAAAGCAAATAAAGGCAGGTACGCAGTGATGATGATCAGGGTGGCAAAGAAGATCGGTTTTGCGACGCTAAAAGCGCGATCGGCAATGGACTGCTCCTCCAGCATCTCCTCCGGATGTTCCTCTCTTTTCTTGAGAATCGTTTCCATCATCACGATGGCCCCATCCACGATGATCCCAAAATCTATCGCCCCCAGAGAAAGCAAATTTGCTGGAATATTCGTCAGTTTCATCAGGATAAAAGCAATGAGCAATGAAATGGGAATGGTAATCGCTACCAGTAATGCACCTCTCCAGCTGCCCAGGAAAACGATCAGAACAATGATCACCAACGCCATTCCTTCGATCAGCGTATGGGATACCGTCTTCAGCGTGGTATCGACCAGATCTGTACGGTCCAGAAAAGTATGGATCTTTACGCCTTCAGGAAGCAAACCATGGTTGAGTTCATCTACAGATTTATTGATTCCGGCAAGGACATCTGAGGGGTTTTCTCCTTTCAAAAGCAATACGATCCCCTGGATGCTTTCACTATAATCACGACTGCGATCGGTATAGCCAAGGACACCTTTGCGTTCCAGTTTTCCATATTTTAATTCCCCAAGGTCTCTCAGCAGAATAGGAACTCCCTTTTGTGAGCTGACCACGATGCGGCCAATGTCTTCCAGGTTTCTCAGCAGGCCGATTCCACGAACCACATAGCCCTGCTCGCCCCTGTTCAGGATGCTACCCCCCACATTTGCATTGTTTTTAGCAATCGTTTCTTCGACGTCATCAATGTTCAGCCGGTATTGTTCCAACTTTGCAGGATCAAGTTCAATCTGATATTGGGTCGTAATGCCCCCAAAATTGGTCACATCAGCAACGCCCGACACCTGTTTGATCTTTGGGATGATCAGCCAGTTTTGAAGATCAGTCAACTCCCGGAGATCATGCCCCTTACTTTCAATCACATACCGGTAGATTTCGCCTGTTGGTGAGGTCAGCGGGTCCAGGCCAGGCGCAGCACCGTAGGGAAGCTGTACTTCGGTAAGCCGTTCCTGAATACGCGTACGCGCAAAATAATCGTCTGTGCCGTCGTTAAACACAATGGTGATGATAGACAGTCCAAAAGTACTTTTGCTTCGCATCACGTGCATCCCAGGCATTCCGTTCAAAGCTCTTTCCACGGGGATGGTAATTTGTTGTTCCACTTCTTCCGCGGCCAGGCCGGGAACCTGGGTCACGACCTGGGAAGTCACATCGGCAATATCAGGATAGGCTTCCAGGGCAAGCTTTGTCCATGAATAATAACCAAAGACTCCCAGGAGGAGGAATAGGGCCAGCATCAGCCAGCGTTTTTGTATGGCGGTAAGTACAATATTTTTCATCAGAATATATTTGTCGCTTAATGGTTATGACTTGTATTAATTCGGCTTTTATTTCGCTTCCAGCAGGTAAAAACCACCTTCAGTGACGATCGTTTCCCCCGGTTTAAGCCCGGATGTAATCATCATTTTCCCCTGATCAACAGCGGCTGTTTCGACTTTCCGGCGCACAAATTTCCCCGGAGCAGTCTGCAGAAACACAAAACTGTTTTCGTTCATCTGGAAAACAGACTTAACAGGCACCGCAGCGGTATTTTGAGGACTATCCTTGAAATTAACCGTCACGTACATCCCCGGTTTAAGGGCATAATCCTTATTTTCACATTCGATCAGGACCTTCACGCTTCTTGTCTCTTCGTCGATCAAATCTTCTACGCGATAGACCCTGCCTCTGATCTTTCGTCCCGGATAGGCCGCCACTGCTATCGTCGTTTCGTCGCCCTGATGTATAAACCGGATGTCCTTTTCTTTCACCTGGCCAGCGATCCAGACTTTGTTCAGTTCAGCAATTTTTGCATGAGGAGCCTCGTCGCTTTTCAGGTAATGGCCGGTCACCAGGTCATTCTGAATGACCTCACCTCTGATGGGAGAACGGATGATCAATGGTTGTCCGAGAACCAATTTATCCGGGTCAGTCTGGTAGATCCGGAGGATAGCTTTTACATTTTCATATTCCTTTAAAATCAACTCATAAGAAGCTTCTGCCTCTTCTAAGTCTTTAACTGAACCCACCTCATTTTTTTTGAGATCCTGCTGACGCTTTAAATTCAATAACGCCTTCTTTAATTCAGACTTTGCGGCGAAATAATTCTTCTGAGTTTCTATAAATTCGGCGGATACCATTTCAAAAAGCGGAGTTCCGGGATCGATCTTCATTCCCAGTTTCAGAAACACTTTGACCACCCTTCCGGAGAATGGCGCTGCGATGTCTGCGAAGAAGTTTGGAATGGCCTTTACCGTTCCTGCACTACTGAGTGTCATGCGGTAGGCGATTTCTGCAACCGTATCCAGTTTTAGTTTATGCTGCAGGTTTGAATTGGCTGAGAGGAGTATAGTATCACCAGCGAGCTGATAATTTGCAGCTTGTTCTTTCTCTTTTTTTTGGGCACAGGAAGCCAGGAGCAGCACGAAACTGCTGGTCAGTAAAATCTGTTTCATTGGTATTGTTTTTTTACGTTTGAAAGAGAAAATTTCCAGCGCAAAATCTGATAAATCGATGTTTACAAGGACTAAACTCTCTATTTTAACAATTTTTAAATAATTCTTATTCAAATACTTATAGCCACTGATTAAACTTTTTAATGAACAAAGTTTTCACATACTGAGTTAGTAAACAATAGCCAGTCAGGATGCCAATGAGCCATGGAAAATAGGTAAGCGGCAAGGCTTGCAGCTTCAATATTCCGGCAAAAGGACTAAAAGGAATTGCGATTCCAACCAGCATAATCAAGGTCGTTGATGCAACTACCGGCGTCGTTGCCCAGCTTTGAATAAAAGGTATTTTCCGGGTCCGGATCAGGTGTACGATCAGCGTTTGTGACAGCAGTCCTTCTACAAACCAGCCGGTCTGGAACAGGGTCTGGTGTTCCGGGGCATTGGCTTTAAAAACGAAGAACAGCACTGCAAATGTGGCATAATCGAAGATGGAGCTGATCGGCCCGATGTACATCATAAACCGGCTGATTCCTGCGGCATCCCATTTTTGAGGTTTCTCCAGGAAATCCTCATCCATTCTGTCCCAGGGGATAGAAATCTGTGAGATGTCGTACAAGAGATTCTGAATCAACAGGTGGATTGGCAACATGGGTAAAAAGGGAAGAAATGCACTGGCCCCCAGCATGCTGAACATGTTTCCAAAATTGCTACTGGCAGTCATTTTGATGTATTTGATGATGTTTCCAAAGGTCCTGCGTCCATAAATCACCCCTGTGCGGAGTACCATCAGGTCCTTTTCCAGCAAAATGATATCGGCACTTTCCTTGGCAATATCTACAGCCGTATCTACTGAAATGCCCACATCTGCATCTCTTAGCGCGGCAGCATTATTGATCCCATCGCCCATAAAACCAACGGTATGACCTTTCAGCTGCAGCAATTTCACAATCCTTGATTTCTGAATCGGACTGAGCTTGGCAAAAATACTGGTCTCCGCAAGCCGGGCAGAAAGCTCCTCATCATTCATCTGTTCCAGTTCATTGCCCAATAAGACCTGCTGAAAGGGAATTCCTACATCCCTGCAGATTTTCCTTGTCACGATATCATTATCACCAGTCAGGACTTTTATGCTGACGCCCAGTTTCTGCAATCCTTCAATTGCAGGTTTAGCGGAGGGCTTTGCCGGATCAAGAAAGCCGATAAAGCCCGTTAAGATCATATTTTGCTCATCCCCTACCGTATAGTTTGCCGGGCGTTCTTCATGTTCTTTTATCGCAACCAGCAGCACCCTTAGCCCATCTGCATTGAGTTTACGGGAAATGCGGAGCACGGTATTCCTCATGGTTTCATCCATAGGGACAATGCCATCTTTTTCGATGTGAAGCCGGCGATCTTCTCCCGGATCGAATGCATGCGAACAGAGGTCAAGCATTTCTTCTACTGCTCCTTTACAGATCAGCAGCTGTTTTCCGTTTTTCTGCTCCAGGATCACACTCATGCGTCTCCGCTGAAAGTCAAACGGAATCTCATCTACCTTCAGATAGTCTTCTTCCACCTTCAGGTAATCATGGAGTTCTACATGCTCCAAAACAGCCAGATCAAGCAGATTTTTCAATCCGGTCTGATGGAAACTATTGAAATAGGCCCATTTCAGCACCTCATCATCTTCTTCACCAAATACGTTCAAGTGCCTTTCCAGAATGATCTTATCCATCGTCAGCGTCCCTGTTTTATCTGTACAAAGCACATCCATCGCCCCGATATTCTGAATGGCATTCAGCCGTTTCACAATCACTTTGCGTTTGCTCA comes from the Pedobacter sp. FW305-3-2-15-E-R2A2 genome and includes:
- the mgtA gene encoding magnesium-translocating P-type ATPase, with product MKTLKMNHQKAVSGFDDVAVTKLRNASRGNQDFFYAMLSSNKEGLGPSQVAEKRKMFGLNEIQHEKAPAWYVQLFQAFLNPFIAVLMSLAVISFIMDVWLVKTPERDYKTVIVVGLMVVLSSLLRFWQEYSSNRAAEQLKSMVKTTVNVLRKIGGRKEIDIKNIVPGDVIFLSAGDMIPADIRIIQSKDLFVSQAMLTGESLPLEKNGELIPDADHKSPLELDNICFMGTNVLSGTATAIVVTTGNLTYFGSIGKAITGKRAETSFDKGVNKVSWLLIRFMLVMVPLIFLLNGLSKGDWFEALLFGIAVAVGLTPEMLPMIVTANLAKGAKNMSKRKVIVKRLNAIQNIGAMDVLCTDKTGTLTMDKIILERHLNVFGEEDDEVLKWAYFNSFHQTGLKNLLDLAVLEHVELHDYLKVEEDYLKVDEIPFDFQRRRMSVILEQKNGKQLLICKGAVEEMLDLCSHAFDPGEDRRLHIEKDGIVPMDETMRNTVLRISRKLNADGLRVLLVAIKEHEERPANYTVGDEQNMILTGFIGFLDPAKPSAKPAIEGLQKLGVSIKVLTGDNDIVTRKICRDVGIPFQQVLLGNELEQMNDEELSARLAETSIFAKLSPIQKSRIVKLLQLKGHTVGFMGDGINNAAALRDADVGISVDTAVDIAKESADIILLEKDLMVLRTGVIYGRRTFGNIIKYIKMTASSNFGNMFSMLGASAFLPFLPMLPIHLLIQNLLYDISQISIPWDRMDEDFLEKPQKWDAAGISRFMMYIGPISSIFDYATFAVLFFVFKANAPEHQTLFQTGWFVEGLLSQTLIVHLIRTRKIPFIQSWATTPVVASTTLIMLVGIAIPFSPFAGILKLQALPLTYFPWLIGILTGYCLLTQYVKTLFIKKFNQWL